A region of Oryctolagus cuniculus chromosome 3, mOryCun1.1, whole genome shotgun sequence DNA encodes the following proteins:
- the TMBIM1 gene encoding protein lifeguard 3, giving the protein MSNPSAPPPYEDRNPLYPGPPPVGGYGQPSVLPGGYPAYPQPGYGHPAGYPQPMPPIHPMPMNYGPGHSYEGEERAVSDSFGPGEWDDRKVRHSFIRKVYTIISVQLLITVAIIAIFTFVEPVGKFVRKNVAVYYVSYAVFIVTYLTLACCQGPRRRFPWNIILLTLFTFAMGFMTGTISSMYQTKAVILAMIITAVVSISVTIFCFQTKVDFTSCTGLFCVLGIVLMVTGIVTGIVLYFKYIYWLHMVYAALGAICFTLFLAYDTQLVLGNRKHTISPEDYITGALQIYTDIIYIFTFVLQLMGDRN; this is encoded by the exons ATGTCCAACCCCAGTGCCCCCCCTCCATATGAGGACCGCAACCCCCTGTACCCCGGCCCTCCGCCTGTTGGGGGCTATGGACAGCCGTCAGTCCTGCCGGGTGGGTACCCCGCCTACCCGCAGCCAGGCTATGGTCACCCTGCTGGCTACCCGCAGCCTATGCCCCCCATCCATCCGATGCCCATGAACTACG gcccaggccacagCTACGAGGGCGAGGAGAGAGCAGTGAGTGACAGCTTCGGGCCTGGAGAGTGGGATGACCGGAAGGTCAGGCACAGCTTCATCAGAAAG GTCTACACCATCATCTCCGTGCAGCTGCTCATCACCGTGGCCATCATCGCCATCTTCACCTTTGT GGAACCGGTTGGCAAGTTTGTGCGGAAAAACGTGGCTGTGTACTACGTGTCCTA TGCTGTCTTCATCGTCACTTACCTGACCCTTGCCTGCTGCCAGGGTCCCAG ACGCCGCTTCCCATGGAACATCATCCTGCTGACCCTCTTT ACGTTTGCTATGGGCTTCATGACGGGCACCATTTCCAG TATGTATCAGACCAAGGCTGTCATCCTCGCCATGATCATCACTGCCGTGGTGTCCATTTCGgtcaccatcttctgctttcagaCCAAG GTGGACTTCACCTCATGCACAGGCCTCTTCTGTGTCCTGGGCATCGTGCTCATGGTGACTGGCATTGTCACCGGCATCGTGCTGTACTTCAAATAC ATTTACTGGCTGCACATGGTCTACGCTGCTTTGGGGGCCATTTGTTTCACCCTG TTCCTGGCTTACGACACGCAGCTGGTCCTGGGCAACAGGAAGCACACCATCAGCCCCGAAGACTACATCACAGGCGCCCTGCAGATCTACACGGACATCATCTACATCTTCACCTTCGTGCTGCAGCTGATGGGGGACCGCAACTGA
- the AAMP gene encoding angio-associated migratory cell protein isoform X1, with protein MESESESGAAADTPPLETLSFHGDEEIIEVVELDPGPPDPADDLAQEMEDVDFEEEEEEEEGNEEGWVLEPQEGVVGSMEGPDDSEVTFALHSASVFCVSLDPKTNTLAVTGGEDDKAFVWRLSDGELLFECAGHKDSVTCAGFSHDSTLVATGDMSGLLKVWQVDTKEEVWSFEAGDLEWMEWHPRAPVLLAGTADGNTWMWKVPSGDCKTFQGPNCPATCGRVLPDGKRAVVGYEDGTIRIWDLKQGSPIHVLKGTEGHQGPLTCVATNQDGSLILTGSVDCQAKLVSATTGKVVGVFRPETVASQPSLGEGEESESNSVESLGFCSVMPLAAVGYLDGTLAIYDLSTQTLRHQCQHQSGIVQLLWEAGTAVVYTCSLDGIVRLWDARTGRLLTDYRGHAAEILDFALSKDASLVVTTSGDHKAKVFCVQRPDR; from the exons ATGGAGTCCGAATCGGAGAGCGGGGCTGCCGCTGACACCCCTCCGCTGGAGACCCTAAGCTTCCATGGTGATGAAGAGATTATCGAGGTGGTAGAACTGGATCCTGGTCCGCCGGACCCTG CAGATGACCTggcccaggagatggaagatgtggactttgaggaggaggaagaggaggaagagggcaaCGAGGAGGGCTGGGTGCTGGAGCCCCAGGAGGGGGTGGTCGGCAGCATGGAGGGCCCGGACGACAGCGAGGTCACCTTTGCGCTGCACTCAG CATCCGTGTTCTGTGTGAGCCTGGATCCCAAGACCAACACGTTGGCCGTGACGGGGGGCGAAGACGACAAGGCGTTTGTATGGCGGCTCAGCGACGGGGAGCTGCTGTTTGAGTGCGCAG GCCACAAAGACTCGGTGACTTGTGCTGGTTTCAGCCATGACTCTACCCTCGTGGCCACAGGCGACATGAGTGGCCTCTTGAAAGTGTGGCAGGTGGACACCAAGGAAGAGGTCTGGTCCTTTgaagcaggagacctggag tgGATGGAGTGGCACCCCCGGGCCCCTGTCCTCCTCGCGGGCACGGCTGACGGCAACACCTGGATGTGGAAGGTCCCCAGCGGGGACTGCAAGACCTTCCAGGGCCCCAACTGCCCCGCCACCTGCGGCCGAGTCCTCCCCGACG GGAAGAGAGCCGTGGTGGGCTATGAAGATGGCACCATCAGGATCTGGGACCTGAAGCAGGGCAGCCCCATCCACGTACTGAAAG GGACTGAGGGTCACCAGGGCCCTCTGACCTGTGTGGCCACCAATCAGGATGGCAGCCTGATCCTGACCGGCTCTGTGGACTGCCAGGCCAAGTTGGTCAGTGCCACCACTGGCAAG GTGGTGGGCGTCTTCAGACCTGAGACCGTGGCCTCTCAgcccagcctgggggagggggaggagagcgAGTCCAACTCGGTGGAGTCCCTGGGCTTCTGCAGCGT GATGCCCCTGGCCGCGGTTGGCTACCTGGACGGGACCTTGGCCATCTATGACCTGTCCACACAGACCCTCAGGCACCAGTGTCAGCACCAG TCGGGTATCGTGCAGCTGCTGTGGGAGGCGGGCACCGCCGTGGTGTACACCTGCAGCCTGGACGGCATCGTGCGCCTCTGGGACGCCCGGACCGGCCGCCTGCTCACCGATTACCGGGGCCACGCAGCTGAGATCCTGGACTTCGCCCTCAGCAA AGATGCCTCCCTGGTGGTGACCACGTCGGGAGACCACAAAGCGAAAGTATTTTGTGTCCAGAGGCCTGACCGCTAA
- the PNKD gene encoding probable hydrolase PNKD isoform X4, which produces MAAVVAATALKGRGARNARVLRGILAGATANKAAQNRSRALQSQSSPECKDEAELEYIPRKRGKNPMKAVGLAWAIGFPCGILLFILTKREVDKDRLKQMKARQNMRASNTGEYESQRFRASSQHARAPEAGSPVQT; this is translated from the exons ATGGCGGCGGTGGTAGCGGCTACGGCGCTGAAGGGCCGGGGGGCGAGGAACGCCCGCGTCCTTCGGG GGATTCTCGCAGGAGCCACAGCTAACAAGGCTGCCCAGAACAGGAGCAGAGCCCTGCAAAGCCAGAGCTCCCCGGAGTGCAAGGACGAGGCTGAGCTGGAGTACATCCCCAGAAAGAGGGGCAAGAACCCCATGAAAGCTGTGGGACTGGCCTG GGCCATCGGCTTCCCCTGTGGTATCCTCCTCTTCATCCTCACCAAGCGGGAAGTGGACAAGGACCGTTTGAAGCAGATGAAGGCTCGGCAGAACATGCGGGCGTCCAACACGGGCGAGTATGAGAGCCAGAGGTTCAGGGCCTCCTCCCAGCACGCCCGGGCCCCCGAAGCTGGGTccccggtgcagacctga
- the GPBAR1 gene encoding G-protein coupled bile acid receptor 1 isoform X1 — protein sequence MTPNSTGEVPGPIPRGALELSLALASLIIAANLLLALGIACDRRLRSPPAGCFFLSLLLAGLLTGLALPTLPGLWRQSHRGYWSCLLVYLAPNFSFLSLLANLLLVHGERYVAVLRPLQPPGSIRLALLLTWTGPLLFASLPALGWNHWGPEANCSSQTVFPAPYLYLEVYGLLLPAVGAAALLSAHVLLAAHRQLQDIRRLERAVCRDAPSALARALTWRQARAQAGATLLFGLCWGPYVATLFLSVLAYEQRPPLGPGTLLSLLSLGSASAAAVPVAMGLGDHRYTAPWRAAARRWLRGLRGRGSQASPGPSTAYHTSSQSSVDVDLN from the coding sequence ATGACACCCAACAGCACCGGGGAGGTGCCTGGCCCCATCCCCAGGGGCGCCCTGGAGCTGTCACTGGCCCTGGCGAGCCTCATCATCGCAGCCAACCTGCTCCTGGCGCTGGGCATCGCCTGCGACCGCCGCCTTCGCAGCCCACCGGCCGGCTGCTTCTTCCTGAGCCTGTTGCTGGCCGGGCTGCTTACGGGGCTggcactgcccactctgccaggGCTCTGGAGACAGAGCCACCGGGGCTATTGGTCCTGCCTGCTCGTCTACTTGGCTCCcaacttctccttcctctccctgctcGCCAACCTCCTGCTGGTGCACGGGGAGCGCTATGTGGCGGTGCTGCGGCCACTCCAGCCTCCGGGGAGCATCCGGCTGGCCCTGCTCCTCACCTGGACCGGCCCCCTGCTCTTTGCCAGCCTGCCGGCCCTGGGCTGGAACCACTGGGGCCCTGAGGCCAACTGCAGCTCCCAGACCGTCTTCCCAGCGCCCTACCTCTACCTCGAAGTCTACGGGCTCCTGCTGCCGGCCGTGGGGGCCGCGGCCCTTCTCTCGGCTCACGTGCTGCTGGCCGCCCACCGCCAGCTGCAGGACATCCGCCGGCTGGAGCGGGCCGTGTGCCGCGACGCGCCCTCCGCCCTGGCCCGGGCCCTTACCTGGAGGCAGGCGCGGGCGCAGGCTGGAGCCACGCTGCTCTTTGGGCTGTGCTGGGGGCCCTATGTGGCCACGCTGTTCCTGTCGGTCCTGGCCTATGAGCAGCGCCCACCTCTAGGGCCCGGAACTctgctgtctctcctctccctgggcAGTGCCAGCGCGGCGGCCGTGCCCGTGGCCATGGGGCTGGGTGATCACCGCTACACAGCGCCCTGGAGGGCGGCCGCCCGGAGGTGGCTGCGGGGGCTGCGGGGAAGAGGCTCCCAGGCtagccctggccccagcactgCCTACCACACCAGCAGCCAAAGCAGCGTGGACGTGGACTTGAACTGA
- the GPBAR1 gene encoding G-protein coupled bile acid receptor 1 (The RefSeq protein has 1 substitution compared to this genomic sequence) — protein sequence MTPNSTGEVPGPIPRGALELSLALASLIIAANLLLALGIACDRRLRSPPAGCFFLSLLLAGLLTGLALPTLPGLWRQSHRGYWSCLLVYLAPNFSFLSLLANLLLVHGERYVAVLRPLQPPGSIRLALLLTWTGPLLFASLPALGWNHWGPEANCSSQTIFPAPYLYLEVYGLLLPAVGAAALLSAHVLLAAHRQLQDIRRLERAVCRDAPSALARALTWRQARAQAGATLLFGLCWGPYVATLFLSVLAYEQRPPLGPGTLLSLLSLGSASAAAVPVAMGLGDHRYTAPWRAAARRWLRGLRGRGSQASPGPSTAYHTSSQSSVDVDLN from the coding sequence ATGACACCCAACAGCACCGGGGAGGTGCCTGGCCCCATCCCCAGGGGCGCCCTGGAGCTGTCACTGGCCCTGGCGAGCCTCATCATCGCAGCCAACCTGCTCCTGGCGCTGGGCATCGCCTGCGACCGCCGCCTTCGCAGCCCACCGGCCGGCTGCTTCTTCCTGAGCCTGTTGCTGGCCGGGCTGCTTACGGGGCTggcactgcccactctgccaggGCTCTGGAGACAGAGCCACCGGGGCTATTGGTCCTGCCTGCTCGTCTACTTGGCTCCcaacttctccttcctctccctgctcGCCAACCTCCTGCTGGTGCACGGGGAGCGCTATGTGGCGGTGCTGCGGCCACTCCAGCCTCCGGGGAGCATCCGGCTGGCCCTGCTCCTCACCTGGACCGGCCCCCTGCTCTTTGCCAGCCTGCCGGCCCTGGGCTGGAACCACTGGGGCCCTGAGGCCAACTGCAGCTCCCAGACCGTCTTCCCAGCGCCCTACCTCTACCTCGAAGTCTACGGGCTCCTGCTGCCGGCCGTGGGGGCCGCGGCCCTTCTCTCGGCTCACGTGCTGCTGGCCGCCCACCGCCAGCTGCAGGACATCCGCCGGCTGGAGCGGGCCGTGTGCCGCGACGCGCCCTCCGCCCTGGCCCGGGCCCTTACCTGGAGGCAGGCGCGGGCGCAGGCTGGAGCCACGCTGCTCTTTGGGCTGTGCTGGGGGCCCTATGTGGCCACGCTGTTCCTGTCGGTCCTGGCCTATGAGCAGCGCCCACCTCTAGGGCCCGGAACTctgctgtctctcctctccctgggcAGTGCCAGCGCGGCGGCCGTGCCCGTGGCCATGGGGCTGGGTGATCACCGCTACACAGCGCCCTGGAGGGCGGCCGCCCGGAGGTGGCTGCGGGGGCTGCGGGGAAGAGGCTCCCAGGCtagccctggccccagcactgCCTACCACACCAGCAGCCAAAGCAGCGTGGACGTGGACTTGAACTGA
- the AAMP gene encoding angio-associated migratory cell protein isoform X2 → MESESESGAAADTPPLETLSFHGDEEIIEVVELDPGPPDPDDLAQEMEDVDFEEEEEEEEGNEEGWVLEPQEGVVGSMEGPDDSEVTFALHSASVFCVSLDPKTNTLAVTGGEDDKAFVWRLSDGELLFECAGHKDSVTCAGFSHDSTLVATGDMSGLLKVWQVDTKEEVWSFEAGDLEWMEWHPRAPVLLAGTADGNTWMWKVPSGDCKTFQGPNCPATCGRVLPDGKRAVVGYEDGTIRIWDLKQGSPIHVLKGTEGHQGPLTCVATNQDGSLILTGSVDCQAKLVSATTGKVVGVFRPETVASQPSLGEGEESESNSVESLGFCSVMPLAAVGYLDGTLAIYDLSTQTLRHQCQHQSGIVQLLWEAGTAVVYTCSLDGIVRLWDARTGRLLTDYRGHAAEILDFALSKDASLVVTTSGDHKAKVFCVQRPDR, encoded by the exons ATGGAGTCCGAATCGGAGAGCGGGGCTGCCGCTGACACCCCTCCGCTGGAGACCCTAAGCTTCCATGGTGATGAAGAGATTATCGAGGTGGTAGAACTGGATCCTGGTCCGCCGGACCCTG ATGACCTggcccaggagatggaagatgtggactttgaggaggaggaagaggaggaagagggcaaCGAGGAGGGCTGGGTGCTGGAGCCCCAGGAGGGGGTGGTCGGCAGCATGGAGGGCCCGGACGACAGCGAGGTCACCTTTGCGCTGCACTCAG CATCCGTGTTCTGTGTGAGCCTGGATCCCAAGACCAACACGTTGGCCGTGACGGGGGGCGAAGACGACAAGGCGTTTGTATGGCGGCTCAGCGACGGGGAGCTGCTGTTTGAGTGCGCAG GCCACAAAGACTCGGTGACTTGTGCTGGTTTCAGCCATGACTCTACCCTCGTGGCCACAGGCGACATGAGTGGCCTCTTGAAAGTGTGGCAGGTGGACACCAAGGAAGAGGTCTGGTCCTTTgaagcaggagacctggag tgGATGGAGTGGCACCCCCGGGCCCCTGTCCTCCTCGCGGGCACGGCTGACGGCAACACCTGGATGTGGAAGGTCCCCAGCGGGGACTGCAAGACCTTCCAGGGCCCCAACTGCCCCGCCACCTGCGGCCGAGTCCTCCCCGACG GGAAGAGAGCCGTGGTGGGCTATGAAGATGGCACCATCAGGATCTGGGACCTGAAGCAGGGCAGCCCCATCCACGTACTGAAAG GGACTGAGGGTCACCAGGGCCCTCTGACCTGTGTGGCCACCAATCAGGATGGCAGCCTGATCCTGACCGGCTCTGTGGACTGCCAGGCCAAGTTGGTCAGTGCCACCACTGGCAAG GTGGTGGGCGTCTTCAGACCTGAGACCGTGGCCTCTCAgcccagcctgggggagggggaggagagcgAGTCCAACTCGGTGGAGTCCCTGGGCTTCTGCAGCGT GATGCCCCTGGCCGCGGTTGGCTACCTGGACGGGACCTTGGCCATCTATGACCTGTCCACACAGACCCTCAGGCACCAGTGTCAGCACCAG TCGGGTATCGTGCAGCTGCTGTGGGAGGCGGGCACCGCCGTGGTGTACACCTGCAGCCTGGACGGCATCGTGCGCCTCTGGGACGCCCGGACCGGCCGCCTGCTCACCGATTACCGGGGCCACGCAGCTGAGATCCTGGACTTCGCCCTCAGCAA AGATGCCTCCCTGGTGGTGACCACGTCGGGAGACCACAAAGCGAAAGTATTTTGTGTCCAGAGGCCTGACCGCTAA